The genomic region TGCTTGATCCAACGCTAGCTGCAGGTCTGACAAACACTCTTCAGGAGCGCAACTGGTTGGTCCACCAATCACGGAGAGACAGCCGCGGTGCCCTGAAATCGGACAAAGACTCCGCTGATCTCATTGCTCGACTTGATAAGATTGCCGATAACGCTCTCGTCCTCCTTCGACAGGTCGGGCAACTCATAGAGCGCTACGCCGCTGACTCCGGCGTACCTCCAGAGTTTGTTGATCGCGAGTCCGAGCGTCTTCTTAAGCAATGGGGCATCCTTGAGTGAGGATGCAACGAGGTCTAACTTCGGCATGCAGGGGACGCCGATCAGCGTGGTTGTGCTTTGCTGGCGTGGTGCCGGCGCCCCTGATGCCGGGCGTTATAGTTCACTTGCTCCTGGAATCTCTTGGCGGTTGCAAGGGCAGTGAACAGTGAACGGTGATCAGTAAATGGAATATACCTCGTTCGATTCTTGTTCTTCCTTCGTGTCATTTGTGGTTCACAAATTTGATCTTTCTTCGCCTCCTTTCTGCGTTCATCTGCGTTTATCTGCGGTTCCAAATTTATGCCTAGCTTCGCCGCCAAAGTCGTAGCGTGGCAAAAGCGCCACGGCCGGCATAACCTGCCGTGGCAGAACACGCGCAATCCCTACCGCATCTGGCTTTCGGAAATCATGCTGCAGCAGACGCAAGTGACGACGGTCATCCCCTACTACCGGCGTTTTGTTAAGCGCTTTCCCAACATCAAAAGCTTGGCTAACGCGGAACTGAATGAGGTGCTGACTCTCTGGAGCGGGCTGGGGTATTACTCGCGGGCGCGAAATCTCCACCGCGCCGCGCAAATCATTGCGCGCGAACACGCGGGAAAATTTCCACGCGATTTCGAGAGTGTGTTGAACTTGCCCGGCGTCGGCCGCTCGACCGCCGCGGCGATTTGCGCATTTGCGTTCGGACAGCGCCACCCGATACTGGACGGCAATGTGAAGCGGGTATTGGCGCGCTACTTTGGGATCAAGGGTTATCCGGGAGAAAAAAAGGTCGAAACGAAACTGTGGCGCCAATCCGAGCTGCTGCTGCCGAAACGCAATATCGAGGCCTACACGCAAGCCCTGATGGATCTCGGCGCTGCGGTCTGCCTGCGGCGCAAGCCGCTTTGCGCGCAATGTCCTCTCAGCACAAACTGCAGGGCGTTCAACCAGCGCATGATAGGCGAGGTGCCCGCGCCCAGGCCGAAAAAGACTTTGCCGCGCAAGCAAACCGTGATGCTGATTTTATTGCACAAAGGGGAGATATTGCTGGAAAAGCGCCCGCCTGCCGGCATCTGGGCCAGTCTGTGGAGTTTTCCGGAAATAGCGCCTGAAGACGATGTGCGCAAAGTTTGCACGCAGCGCTTCGGCGCGCGGATAAGGAAGCCGCGTTTTTTGCCGCGCCTGGAACAGGGCTTCAGCCATTTTAAGTTGAGCATTCAGCCGCTTTTGCTGCAAGTCGAGGCTTTAAACTTTCACGCGGCGGAACCCGGGCAGTTGTGGCTTAATCTTAACGATGCGCAAGGCGCGGCAGTGCCCGCGCCGGTGCGCAAACTGTTGCGGCAAGCCGCTGCTTACGGGTAACAGCGTAGCTGGAGGGTGAATGGAGCTGCATATCTTTTTTCTGCATCTGGGCATCATCCTGCTGGCGGCGCGTTTTCTCGCCGAGTTCGCCAGCCGCTTCGGCGTGCCCTCGGTGATGGGCGAACTGGCCGCCGGGCTGATTTTCGGTCCTTCGCTCGTCGGCTGGCTGGCGCCCGACGAGACGCTGAAAATCCTCGCCGAAGTCGGCATCATTTTGCTTTTGTTCGAAGTCGGCATGGATACCGACGTGTTTCGCATGGCGAAGGCGGGCGCGAAGCCGGTCATGGTGGCGATGGCCGGATTCCTCTTGCCGCTGATTATGGGTTTTGCCGCGGCTTATTTGCTGTTTGATCTGTCGCTCCTCGTCAGCCTTTTCATCGGCGGCACGCTCACCGCCACCAGCATCGGCATTACGGTGCGGGTGCTCACCGATCTCAAACGGCGCGCTTCCGACGAAGCGCAAATCGTGATCGGCGCGGCGGTGATCGACGATTTTCTCGGCGTGATCGCGCTGGCGTTTCTCTATCAGTTCGCGGTGCAAGGTGAAATCGCACTGGCTTCGCTGGGCCAGGTAAGTCTTTTTATCATACTGTTCATGCTGCTTGCGCCGGTGGCGGCGAAAATCATCGGCTGGGTAATCGATCATTACGACAAGAAAAGCGAGCATCCCGGGCTTTTGCTCACCATGGTGGTGAGCTTGATCATGATGTTCAGCTACCTCGCCCACGTGGTGGGGGCGCCTGCCATCATGGGCGGGTTCGCCGCGGGCCTGGCCATGGGCGAGCAGTTCCGCATCAAGTTGAGCAGGAGCCTGCCGCTGCCGTTCCGGCGGCAGCTCAACCAGGTGCTGGCCGCCAGCCCCGAATTGGCCGAGCGCCTGGAGCACCAGATGCGGCCGCTGGTGCATCTGTTTTCGCCGATTTTCTTCGTCATGGTCGGCGTCTCGCTCGACCTCAACACAGTGAACTGGAATTCCGCTTTGGTGTGGGCCTTGTCGCTGGCGTTGGTGGTGATTGCGATAGCCGGCAAATGGCTCGCCGGCTTTTGCATCGACGAAAACCGTCTGCGTCAGTCGGCCATCGGTCTTTCGATGATACCGCGCGGGGAGGTGGGGCTGATTTTTGCCCAGGTGGGGCTTAACAACGGCATTCTCAACGCCGAACTCTACGCCGCATTACTCATCGTGGTTGCGCTGACCACCGCGCTGCCGCCGTTTGCGCTCAAATGGTTTTACGGCAAATACGGCGGGCGACCGGAGTTGGCGTCATCACGGGGTGAATGACCAGGCCGCCTAAGCGACCAAGCCTTGCTGGACGAGGAACTTATGCAGGACCTGCAGGCGCACGATGGAATCGTTGATCTCCAGCATTTTTTGTTTCGCCGCAAGTTTGAGCGGCAACACTTCGGCGAGGCGGTAGCCGACCCAGGTTGCATCATCTAGCTTAGCCGGCGCAGGAAAATGTTCCTCGCCGATTTTTTCCATGATGAGCTTCAGCACGGTGACGCATTG from Burkholderiales bacterium harbors:
- the mutY gene encoding A/G-specific adenine glycosylase gives rise to the protein MPSFAAKVVAWQKRHGRHNLPWQNTRNPYRIWLSEIMLQQTQVTTVIPYYRRFVKRFPNIKSLANAELNEVLTLWSGLGYYSRARNLHRAAQIIAREHAGKFPRDFESVLNLPGVGRSTAAAICAFAFGQRHPILDGNVKRVLARYFGIKGYPGEKKVETKLWRQSELLLPKRNIEAYTQALMDLGAAVCLRRKPLCAQCPLSTNCRAFNQRMIGEVPAPRPKKTLPRKQTVMLILLHKGEILLEKRPPAGIWASLWSFPEIAPEDDVRKVCTQRFGARIRKPRFLPRLEQGFSHFKLSIQPLLLQVEALNFHAAEPGQLWLNLNDAQGAAVPAPVRKLLRQAAAYG
- a CDS encoding cation:proton antiporter yields the protein MELHIFFLHLGIILLAARFLAEFASRFGVPSVMGELAAGLIFGPSLVGWLAPDETLKILAEVGIILLLFEVGMDTDVFRMAKAGAKPVMVAMAGFLLPLIMGFAAAYLLFDLSLLVSLFIGGTLTATSIGITVRVLTDLKRRASDEAQIVIGAAVIDDFLGVIALAFLYQFAVQGEIALASLGQVSLFIILFMLLAPVAAKIIGWVIDHYDKKSEHPGLLLTMVVSLIMMFSYLAHVVGAPAIMGGFAAGLAMGEQFRIKLSRSLPLPFRRQLNQVLAASPELAERLEHQMRPLVHLFSPIFFVMVGVSLDLNTVNWNSALVWALSLALVVIAIAGKWLAGFCIDENRLRQSAIGLSMIPRGEVGLIFAQVGLNNGILNAELYAALLIVVALTTALPPFALKWFYGKYGGRPELASSRGE